The sequence AAACACCTGCGCGGCCGCCCCCTCTTCGGCGAAATGACGAGTTATGCCGATATCGAAGACCAGTTTAATCAGGGGGGTACGATCCGCGCCTTCGACCTGCAGAAAGATGGAGGGCTCTTCGACGATGGTGGCAAGGAGTACTACACGTACGAAGACCTCCAGGAGCAGACGGGGGACATCTCCGTCATCCCGTTCTTCATTCTTCGCGGCTCGGACCTGGTTATTGTTTCGGAAGAGAGCAACTTCTCGCTTCGTCGCGGGGACACGCTTATTGCCATGGTTGGCGCAAGCGAACGGGTCCACCTCGTCGAGGAGGGCGATAGCTCCGTATTCTTCTTTCAGGACCCAGACGCGGAACCCTCCGCACCAGAACCCGCTACGGAGACTCCGACGCAGGAGGAAAAAGAGTCCACATCCTCCTGATCAGGATTCTGCGCTGGCGGTACTCCGGTTACCCGGTTGTATCAGATCCTGCATGCCGCGTAACGTAGCGGTTGTCCCTCGGTGATTCATGGAGCTATAGGAAACCGCTCCCTCACCTGCGCTTTCACCCACCCCACGCGGCCCTCACCCCGTCGCTTCTACTCGGTTTATTTTGACATCATGGCTGCATCTTCCCCATCAGGTGCGAAGAAACTTGAAAAGTCGCTGACGTTGTTCGACGTATATGCGATCAGCACCGGAGCCATGTTCAGCTCTGGATTCTTTCTCCTCCCGGGTCTCGCGACAGCCGAGGCCGGGCCATCGGCGATTCTCGCCTATTTTATCGCCGGTATTTTGATCATGCCGTCCATGCTGAGCATGGCGGAACTGGCGACAGCCATGCCGAAGTCCGGCGGGACTTATTACTTTCTCGACCGGAGCCTCGGCCCCCTCGCCGGCACAGTTGGCGGGCTCGGCACATGGCTGGCCCTCGTATTCAAAAGTGCCTTTGCCCTCATCGGTATGGGCGCTTATCTCGCGATCTTCTTCGACGTCCCGATCAAGCCTCTGGCAGCGGCGCTCACCGTGGCATTTGCCGTCTTGAACGTTGTCGGCGCCAAGGAAACGAGTAGCCTGCAACGGATTCTGGTCGCCATCCTCGTCGCCGTCCTCGTCTTCTTTGCCGTTCAGGGGCTCATCACCGTTGCCGGTGGAGACCCGACGCAGGTGAAGGGCGGCTTCACTCCCTTCTTTGCATTCGGCGCCACCGGCTTCTTATCCACGATCGGACTGGTGTTCGTGTCGTATGCCGGGCTAACGAAGGCGTGCAGTGTCGCCGAGGAAGTCCAGAACCCAGACAAGAATATCCCGCTGGGCATGTTTTTGTCGCTTCTCACGGCGACGCTGCTCTACGTCATCGGTGTGTACATCATGGTGAGTGTCCTGGACCCGGAGCAGCTGCGCCAAGACCTGACGCCGGTCGCAACTGCCGGGGAGGTCTTTCTCACGTGGCTGCCGTATGACGGAGGATTGATCCTCGTTGTCGTGGCCGCCATTGCCGCCTTCGCCTCTACCGGAAACGCCGGCATCCTGTCTGCGTCGCGATATCCGCTTGCGATGGCGCGTGACCGCCTCGTCCCTGACAATTTCGCGCGACTCGGGCGGTTCAAGACACCGACCGCGGGCATCATGATTACGGCGTTCGTCATGCTCCTGGTCATCTTCGGGCTGAGTGAGGAAGGCGTCGCGAAGCTTGCCAGCGCGTTCCAGCTTCTGATTTTTGGGCTGGTTAACTTCGCCGTGATCATCATGCGCGAAAGCCGGATTCCGTCGTACGCACCCGGATACCGCTCCCCATTTTACCCGTGGACGCAGGTCTTCGGCATCGTGATCGCATTCTTTCTGATCACCGAGATGGGGCCGCTTGCGATTCTCTTCACCGGAGGCATCGTGGTGGTTGGAATCGCTTGGTACTTCTACTACGCACGCTCCGTCCCCCGGGAAGGAGCTATTTTCCACCTCTTTGCTCGTCTGGGCAAATTCCGCTACGACGGCCTCGACAGTGAGCTGCAGGCCATTCTTGAGGAGAAGGGGGCAACCGACGATGCCGCATTCGAACGACTGGTCGCCCAGGCCGAGATTCTCCATCTTGACGAACCGACCGACTACGAATCGGTCGTCGAGCGCGCCACGGAGATCCTGTCCAACCGCGTGTCGATCTCTGCTGAAACGTTGAAGCACGACTTCCTCGAGGGTACGCAGCACAGCGCGACGTCCGTGGCCCATGGAGCCGCCCTTCCGTACGTTCGAGCCAGCGGCATCAAGACGCAAGCGATGGTGATGGTGCACTGCCAATCCGGCATCTGCGTCGACATCGATCCCGAAATCACCGGTGAAGACGGGTCGGAGCCGGTCTACGCGATCTTCTTCCTCGTCACACCGGAAGATGAGCAAAGTCTCCACCTCCGTACACTGGCCACCCTCGCCAGCCGAACAGATGACGAAGACTTCCTCGTCGAATGGCGCTCAGCAAACGACGAGCAGGAAATCAAGGAGTCGCTTCTGCATCACGACCGGTACCTCACTCTTCAGCTGCTGAGCGGCACCAATACAGAAGCGTTCATCGGGCAGCGGGTGCGCGACGTCAACGTCCCGGCCGGCAACCTCGTCGCGCTAATCCGCCGACGGGGGGATATGATCATTCCGAACGGGAGCACGGAGTTCGAAGAGGGTGACCGAGTGACCATCATCGGCGATCCGAACGGCATTCAGCGGCTCTACGAGCTCTACCGTCGCGGCGAGCGGGAAGGCGTGGTGAGATAACCACCTGTTTGGCGGATGGATATCGAAACTGAAGGACGGTTGTTCATCCCTATGATAAGCCTGACAGTGATCGTTTCGCGATGACGCCGTAGGCACGGTGCGCGAGATCAACCAAACCCAGTAGTGCCAACATAGCGAGGACCGATCAGCGGGAGATCCATACCATCGGATCGCCGAAGGCTGTCCGCCGAACAGGTTCTAAACGTCCAGCAAACGAGGATACAGCCACAGACTGGTTGACGTCGTCTGGCCTCTCGTGCAGAAATTCCTGCGTAGCACATCACACACGCCTTTCGTCCCGTAATGCGACGCAGTTTTAACACAGGTGAAAGAGATGGAAAACGAACGATAAAAACACCTCTCAGCGGCGTTTGGGCGACACAGCGTAAAGGATTCGACTTGGGGCGTTAGACTATCGTTACCACGCCGCGTGGATCGACGGGTCGTGATGCACATACGGGATGGCTGGACGAGATGCGCCACGATTCTCGTCACGTCAGATTATTCATTTTCCCCGTTTTGCTATGAAGAACACGCGCTACGTAACACGAACTCTCTACGCGGCCCTTGCTGTACTCGTGGCCGCCACGATGGCGGTCCCATCGGCTCAGGCTCAAATGTATGACGAGCCGCTGACCTCTGACCGTCCGGGCTTCAGCAACGCTGCCGCGACGCTGCAACAGGGTGCCTTCCAGACCGAACTCGGCTACAGCTTCGCGAATACGGCGGATGTATTTGGAGACGAGTCCGCCTCGTCCCATAACCTGGGTCAGCTCCTCCTTCGGTACGGCGTGACCGATGCATTCGAACTCCGGGCGAACGTGGGTTCGTACGAATACCAGGAAGTCCTCGACCCATCCCTTACAAATCCGTCGCTAACGGATCCGGAAACGACCTACGAAGGTGGCTACTTCGGCCCATCCGTTGAAGCAAAAGCACGCCTTTTCCGGAACGAGACGTCGACGCTGTCGGCCTTTTCCTCAACCTTGCTTCCGGTTCAGACAGGTTTCTACGACAGCAACCCGGATCAGCGTGCGATCCAGACACTCGCACTGCTCCTTGACGGCCAACTGGGTACGGGCGTATCGCTCACCATCAACGGTGGAACGCAGTTCTACTGGGACGGTGGCGTGCAGGAAGATCGCCAGTTCTCGGCGCTCTTCATCCCGACCCTCAACTTCGCCATTAATGATCAGGTGGGAGCCTACGTCGGGTACTACGGTGAGTACACAGAATTCGCGAACACGAACTTCGTGGAGGGTGGACTGACGTTCCTCGCCAACGAGAACACGCAGCTGGACCTCAACACGGGATACCGTGTGGACGACAACCTCGACCAGTTCTTCATCGGTCTTGGCCTATCCCAGCGTTTCTAAGTGGCGCATAGCATGGTGAATGCGGCGCACGTTTTGGTGCCGCCATCATTCCGCGGACCGAGGGGCCACGTGCCTCCCGGTCCGTTTTTTATTTGCTCTCCGCTCTGCGGTCGAAGGCCGAACCCATTCGAGGACGCGATGTAACAGCCCGCGCTCCCGCAGACGTCTTTTCCAACACCGCCTCTCTCCACGCTCATGACTATCGACGCGAAGACGCGTCTCGTCACGCTCCTCGGTTTCCCGGTCGAACACTCGATGTCTCCTGCCCTTCACAACCCTGCCTTCGAAGCGCAGGGCGTGAATGCAGCCTATGTCGCGACGCCAGTGCGACGCGAGGATCTGGCAACAGCGGTGAACGGACTCCGAGCCATGCACTTCCTGGGAGCCAACGTCACGATTCCTCACAAACAGGCGGTCCTCCCGCTGCTAGATGTCGTGACGGAAACGGCCGAAGCGGTTGGGGCCGTCAATACGATCGTCTGCCAAGGTACGGACGACGAGATCCTGCGACTGAAGGGGGACAACACGGACGTGGCGGGATTTGTGATGCCGCTCGCCGACCACGCGACCACACTCCGCGACGGCAGCGCAACCATCCTCGGCGCGGGAGGCGCTGCCCGCGCCGTCGTCTACGGACTGCTCACCCGGTTCGACCTCCACCGCCTTACGATCGCCGCCCGGCGGCCGGAGCAGGCGGAGGCGCTCGCACGCGAATTCTCGCCATGGGCAGACGGTACGGCGGTTACGGCTACAGCACTGGCCGAGGCCCCAGTGCGTGCCAGCCGTTTGGTCGTCAATGCGACGCCGGTGGGCATGCACCCGAACGAAGACGAGACGCCATGGCAAACCGTGAGCGATTTCTCCGACGGCCAGATCGTATACGACCTTGTCTACAACCCACGCGAAACGCGTCTACTCCGCGAAGCATCGGAACGCAATGCCACCGTCATCGGCGGCCTCGACATGCTCATCGGACAGGCCGCCGACGCCTTCCGGCAGTGGACCGGACGAGAAATGCCGATCTCCCTCGTCCGCAGCGCCCTCTAGATTCCAATCCCCTCGCGCGACCTCGGGCGCATCTCCTATTCTCCTGCCTGCGCTTCTCTCCATCCATCCTGTTTGCCATGGTCATTCGTCCGAACGTCTTCGCCGACATGTCGCCCATCACGGCTGGATTCTCGACGCGCAACGGAGGCGTCAGCTCAGCGCCCTTCGACACGCTCAACCTCGGCTTCTCGACGGAGGATGACCCGGACAACGTCACGACGAATCGGCTCCGTTTCTGCAACGCTCTGGGAGCGGTACAGGACCAGATCGTGGAGGCCGGACAGATCCATGGAAAGACGGTTCGCGCCGTAGATGAACCCGGCGTCGTTCCAGAGTGTGATGGCCTCGTCAGCGATACGCCCGGCGTTCTGCTCTGCATCGGAACGGCCGACTGCGCCGCCGTGCTTCTCGCAGACCCCGACGCCGGCGTGGTTGGCGCCTGTCACTCCGGCTGGCGCGGAACCGCTGCGGATATCGCAACAGAAACGGTCAAACACATGGTTGACCTTGGCGCCCGCCCACAGCAGATGTCCGGATACGTCAGCCCGTGCATCTCACTGGATGCGTTTGAGGTCGGGCCCGAGGTGGCCGAGCAATTCGACGCAAAGTACGTGGAGCAACGGGCTGAATGGGATCGACCGCATGTTGACTTGAAGGCGGTGATTCGGGACCAGCTAACGCAGGCCGGCCTTTCCAGCGAGCGAATCGAGATCTCACCCTACTGCACCATGCTGGACAACGGCGACTTCTTCTCGTATCGTGCCGCAGGCGGGATCACGGGCCGCATGTTCGGCGCCATCGGTCGATCCCTGCGCCAATAGCTTTCATCAACGCCGATGCGGGGGATGCCCTACCAACCGCTTGGCAAAAAGTCGATCCAATTTATCGTTAGCGGGCACAGCGGAGGTTCGTTTTCGTTGAGGCGCCGTGACATTTTTACTTCGATGACCTTCTCTCTATCCTATGCCCATTGCTTCGTCTGATTATGCCGCGCCCGCATGGCTGATTGGAGGTCACGCTCAGACGCTCTACGCGACGCTCTTCAGGGGCGTGGACTTCCAGTACAAATACACGGAACGTATTAGCACGCCGGACGACGACTTTCTGAACCTCCACTGGACCAAGCCGAGCGATGCCGGAAGCGTATCGGAGCCGAGTCGCCTGAACCGCGTGGCCGTCCTCACGCACGGGCTTGAGGGCAGTGCCCAGCGCAACTACATGCGCGGGATGGCGAAAACGCTCGTCCGGCACGGGTGGGATGTGGTCGCCTGGGATCTGCGCGGCTGCGGAGAGGAGCTCAACCGAACCGTCCCGACCTATCACAGCGGGAAGACCGAGGACCTCGATGTTGTCGTGCAGCACGCCCTGTCGAAAGGATACGACCAGGCCGCCCTCGTTGGATTTAGCCTGGGCGGGAATATGACGCTCAAGTACGTCGGCGAACGGGGGGAAGCCATTGACGACCGGATCCAGCGCGCCGTCGCAATCTCCACGCCCGTCGACCTGGAGGCCTCGTCTCGCCGAATCTCCGAACGGTCGAACTGGCATTACACGCAGTACTTCCTCCGATCGCTGCGCGAGACCGTTCGCCAAAAGGCCGAGCGCCATCCAAACGTTGTCGACCGCACGCTCATGCAGGGCGTCCGTACGCTCACAGACTTCGACAACGCCTTCACCGCCCCACTCAACGGCTTCCGCGACGCACAGGACTACTACCGGCAATCCAGCAGCAAACAATATCTTGGCGAGATCGCGATCCCAACCCTTCTGCTGAACGCGGCCAACGACCCGTTCCTCCCGGACGAGTGCTACCCGCACGAGATCGCCCGTGATCACAACCTGCTGACCCTCGACACCCCCGGCGAAGGCGGTCACGTCGGTTTCGTCTCGTCCGAGCCCGATGGTGCGTACTTTTCGGAAATCCGAACAGCCGACTTCCTCAGCCAGCAGGTCGTCGCGATCACCAACGCCTGACGAACGTCCCGTAAGTGCTACGGATCACGGGGACACGCCTTCGCACCGGCTGATCCACAATTCAAAATATTCATTCCGCACTTCGCACTTCACACTTCGCAATCCACATCTCGCATTTCGAAATCCCCGACCCTATTGCCCGCCGAGGATAATCGGCAGCCCACCGGACTCAGAGCCGCCAACGACCACGACCTTCGAATTCGACGATTGCGCCAGTTCTCGCGTCGCCTCGATGCCTTTGAATCGCAGGAATTCAGGGGACAGGCTTTCCGTGATGATCCGCTGGTATTCGGCTTCTCCCTCGGCCTCAATTCGCTTCCGTTCAGCCTCCAACTCTTCCTTCTGCAACGTGTACTCGTAGCGCTGCGCCTCCTGCTCCTCCTTCAGCTTGTTCTCGATCGCGCTCTGAATCTGTTGCGGCAGGCGAACGTCGCGGATCAGCACCGCCTCGATCGTCACGTACTCGGTCTCCACGCCCGTACGAACCCGGTCGATCATTTCTGTTTGTAGCTCCTCGCGTTTGCTGGAATAGAGTTCCTCGGGCGTAAACAACCCGACGACCTCACGGGCCGCGCTACGGAGCTCGGGCTGAACGAGCTTCTTGTAATAGTCCGTGCCGTACGTGGTGTGCAGTTGCGGAAGCTTTCCTGCGTCGGGCTTCCACCGAACCGACACGTCCATTCCGATGGACAGGCCGTTCGACGAGAGCGCGGTGATTTTCTCAAGTTGCTCCTGCACTCGGACGTCGTAGCGAATGATATCGACCCACGGCGCGTGCACCTTCAGCCCTTCACCGACGGTATTATCGAGATTGGTCCCCCCGAAGACGCTGTACTTCACGGCGGCCTCTCCACTTTCGACCGTCGTCGACATGCAGCCGGGAATCAGGATGGCAAAGAAAATGAGTCCAACGATAGCGCCTCCGACACGGAGAGCGGCTTTCGTGAGATTGGGATAGCTTGCCATACTGGAGACCTGCAGGTTGCAATTCGAGAGAGAAAAAAGCGTACATCTAACGTCGACGTGAGCGACGTCTGCTACGGTGACGAGGTACCAACAATCGTTTAAGCCGACTCCTTCTGCAGGACGCGCTCACTGCTTTCCAGTCGTACGTCGCGGCATTTGAGCTGGAGGGTCGTGCGACCATTCCACGTGTTCTCCTCGACGGAATACAGCAATTCGATCGGTTCGCCGGAATCATAGCTCTCGCGAACCACGTCCAGTTTGTTGCCCATGCCGAAGCCGATGACGTCGTAGCTCTGACGCGAGTCGGAGTCTGCCTCCCGCACACGAAACTTCAGGTGGTTACCGCCACGGCCAACCGTCCGTGGCTTGCCGTCCAGAACGAGATTGCCGGAATGAAAGACGGGCGTCGCGTTCGCCGGCCCGTGTGGACCGAACTGCTTCAGCACCGCCCAGAAGCGACCGCGGTGCTCCCCGACAACGTCCAGCGGCATGGACGCGTCGACCTTGATCGCCGGCGTCAGCATTTCGGCCGTGATCCGCTTCCCAACCGCCTCGTCGAACGCATCGCGGAACGCATCCACCTGATCCTCAGGAAGAGACATGCCCGCGGCGTAGTCGTGCCCTCCGAACTGAGTGAGCACATCTTCGCAATCCGACAGAGCGTCGTACACGTTGACGCCCGAAATCGACCGTGCCGACCCTTTCACCTCGGCGCCATTCCGGGCCAGGAGAATCGCGGGCTTGTGGAAATGCTCCACGACGCTCGATGCTACGATGCCGATGATGCCGAGATGCCATTCGGGGTTGTAGAGAACGAGTCCGTGCGGCGTGCGCGACGTGATCTGGCGCTCCGCCAGCTCGATCGCTTCCTTTTCGATCCGATCGTTGATCTCGCGACGCTCCCGGTTCAACGTCTCCAGTTCCCGGGCCATCGGTAAGGCCGTCTCGACATCCGGCGCGAGCATGAGGTCGACGGCGAGGTCCGCCTGCGCCATGCGCCCGGCCGCGTTGATGCGCGGACCGATGGTAAAGACAATTTTCCCCGTCGACGTGACATCCGCCAGATCGAGATCTGCCGTCTGTGCCATCGCGCGCAGTCCGGGGCGAACCTCGTCCTTCTCCTGCAACACCCGCAGGCCCTCGGCCATCAGCACTCGATTTTCGCCGTACAACGGGACGATGTCACTAGCCGTGGACACCGCGAGGAGATCGAGGTAACGAAACGCGTCGTCGGCAGGCTGCCCCAGCCGATCGAGCGTTGCCTGCACGAGCTTGAACCCAACGCCACATCCGGAGAGCTCCTTGAACGGATACTCGCAATCATCGCGCTTTGGGTCGAGGATCGCGACCGCTTCTGGAAGCGTAGCCTTGGGCGTGTGGTGGTCGCAGATGATGAGGTCGAGACCGAGCTCACGGGCATACGCGGCTTCCTCCATCGCCGTGATCCCGCAATCGAGAGCAATAACCAATGTCGCTCCGATCTCGCGGGCCCGATCCAGCCCCCGCGACCCAAGCCCGTACCCGTCCTCGTAACGGTCCGGAATAAAGACGTGCGCATCGACTCCCTGCGACCGCAGAAAGTCCGCCATAAGAGCGGAGGCCGTTGTCCCATCTACATCGTAATCGCCGTACACGAGTACCGGATCGTCCGACTCGATCGCCTCCGCGACGCGATCGGCCGCTGCCTCCATGTCCTGCATAAGGAAGGGATCGTGGAGCGCTTCACGGTCTGCCCGAAAGAAGTGCCGCGCCTCATCAAACGACGAGACGTTGCGAAGCGCAAGAGCACGAGCGAGCGCTTCCGGCAATCCATTGAGCTCCTTCTGAAGATCAGAAATGACATTCGGATCGTCGACGGAGCGGAGAATCCAGCG comes from Longibacter salinarum and encodes:
- a CDS encoding amino acid permease → MAASSPSGAKKLEKSLTLFDVYAISTGAMFSSGFFLLPGLATAEAGPSAILAYFIAGILIMPSMLSMAELATAMPKSGGTYYFLDRSLGPLAGTVGGLGTWLALVFKSAFALIGMGAYLAIFFDVPIKPLAAALTVAFAVLNVVGAKETSSLQRILVAILVAVLVFFAVQGLITVAGGDPTQVKGGFTPFFAFGATGFLSTIGLVFVSYAGLTKACSVAEEVQNPDKNIPLGMFLSLLTATLLYVIGVYIMVSVLDPEQLRQDLTPVATAGEVFLTWLPYDGGLILVVVAAIAAFASTGNAGILSASRYPLAMARDRLVPDNFARLGRFKTPTAGIMITAFVMLLVIFGLSEEGVAKLASAFQLLIFGLVNFAVIIMRESRIPSYAPGYRSPFYPWTQVFGIVIAFFLITEMGPLAILFTGGIVVVGIAWYFYYARSVPREGAIFHLFARLGKFRYDGLDSELQAILEEKGATDDAAFERLVAQAEILHLDEPTDYESVVERATEILSNRVSISAETLKHDFLEGTQHSATSVAHGAALPYVRASGIKTQAMVMVHCQSGICVDIDPEITGEDGSEPVYAIFFLVTPEDEQSLHLRTLATLASRTDDEDFLVEWRSANDEQEIKESLLHHDRYLTLQLLSGTNTEAFIGQRVRDVNVPAGNLVALIRRRGDMIIPNGSTEFEEGDRVTIIGDPNGIQRLYELYRRGEREGVVR
- a CDS encoding transporter; this translates as MKNTRYVTRTLYAALAVLVAATMAVPSAQAQMYDEPLTSDRPGFSNAAATLQQGAFQTELGYSFANTADVFGDESASSHNLGQLLLRYGVTDAFELRANVGSYEYQEVLDPSLTNPSLTDPETTYEGGYFGPSVEAKARLFRNETSTLSAFSSTLLPVQTGFYDSNPDQRAIQTLALLLDGQLGTGVSLTINGGTQFYWDGGVQEDRQFSALFIPTLNFAINDQVGAYVGYYGEYTEFANTNFVEGGLTFLANENTQLDLNTGYRVDDNLDQFFIGLGLSQRF
- a CDS encoding shikimate dehydrogenase codes for the protein MTIDAKTRLVTLLGFPVEHSMSPALHNPAFEAQGVNAAYVATPVRREDLATAVNGLRAMHFLGANVTIPHKQAVLPLLDVVTETAEAVGAVNTIVCQGTDDEILRLKGDNTDVAGFVMPLADHATTLRDGSATILGAGGAARAVVYGLLTRFDLHRLTIAARRPEQAEALAREFSPWADGTAVTATALAEAPVRASRLVVNATPVGMHPNEDETPWQTVSDFSDGQIVYDLVYNPRETRLLREASERNATVIGGLDMLIGQAADAFRQWTGREMPISLVRSAL
- the pgeF gene encoding peptidoglycan editing factor PgeF; this translates as MVIRPNVFADMSPITAGFSTRNGGVSSAPFDTLNLGFSTEDDPDNVTTNRLRFCNALGAVQDQIVEAGQIHGKTVRAVDEPGVVPECDGLVSDTPGVLLCIGTADCAAVLLADPDAGVVGACHSGWRGTAADIATETVKHMVDLGARPQQMSGYVSPCISLDAFEVGPEVAEQFDAKYVEQRAEWDRPHVDLKAVIRDQLTQAGLSSERIEISPYCTMLDNGDFFSYRAAGGITGRMFGAIGRSLRQ
- a CDS encoding YheT family hydrolase → MPIASSDYAAPAWLIGGHAQTLYATLFRGVDFQYKYTERISTPDDDFLNLHWTKPSDAGSVSEPSRLNRVAVLTHGLEGSAQRNYMRGMAKTLVRHGWDVVAWDLRGCGEELNRTVPTYHSGKTEDLDVVVQHALSKGYDQAALVGFSLGGNMTLKYVGERGEAIDDRIQRAVAISTPVDLEASSRRISERSNWHYTQYFLRSLRETVRQKAERHPNVVDRTLMQGVRTLTDFDNAFTAPLNGFRDAQDYYRQSSSKQYLGEIAIPTLLLNAANDPFLPDECYPHEIARDHNLLTLDTPGEGGHVGFVSSEPDGAYFSEIRTADFLSQQVVAITNA
- a CDS encoding prohibitin family protein codes for the protein MASYPNLTKAALRVGGAIVGLIFFAILIPGCMSTTVESGEAAVKYSVFGGTNLDNTVGEGLKVHAPWVDIIRYDVRVQEQLEKITALSSNGLSIGMDVSVRWKPDAGKLPQLHTTYGTDYYKKLVQPELRSAAREVVGLFTPEELYSSKREELQTEMIDRVRTGVETEYVTIEAVLIRDVRLPQQIQSAIENKLKEEQEAQRYEYTLQKEELEAERKRIEAEGEAEYQRIITESLSPEFLRFKGIEATRELAQSSNSKVVVVGGSESGGLPIILGGQ
- the recJ gene encoding single-stranded-DNA-specific exonuclease RecJ, with product MTYRWILRSVDDPNVISDLQKELNGLPEALARALALRNVSSFDEARHFFRADREALHDPFLMQDMEAAADRVAEAIESDDPVLVYGDYDVDGTTASALMADFLRSQGVDAHVFIPDRYEDGYGLGSRGLDRAREIGATLVIALDCGITAMEEAAYARELGLDLIICDHHTPKATLPEAVAILDPKRDDCEYPFKELSGCGVGFKLVQATLDRLGQPADDAFRYLDLLAVSTASDIVPLYGENRVLMAEGLRVLQEKDEVRPGLRAMAQTADLDLADVTSTGKIVFTIGPRINAAGRMAQADLAVDLMLAPDVETALPMARELETLNRERREINDRIEKEAIELAERQITSRTPHGLVLYNPEWHLGIIGIVASSVVEHFHKPAILLARNGAEVKGSARSISGVNVYDALSDCEDVLTQFGGHDYAAGMSLPEDQVDAFRDAFDEAVGKRITAEMLTPAIKVDASMPLDVVGEHRGRFWAVLKQFGPHGPANATPVFHSGNLVLDGKPRTVGRGGNHLKFRVREADSDSRQSYDVIGFGMGNKLDVVRESYDSGEPIELLYSVEENTWNGRTTLQLKCRDVRLESSERVLQKESA